The sequence ACTTGTCGGAAAGCTCAGAAGTGGTTAGATGAGCATCAACTAGATTATAAAGTTATACATATTGTTGAAAAGCCACCCACAAAGAATGAAATACAAAACCTTATAGCTCAAAGTGATCAGCCTATAAAAAAGTTTTTTAATACTAGTGGGATGAAATACCGTGAGCTAGGCCTAAAGGATAAACTGAAGACGGCCTCTGAAGAGGAAATGTTGGAGTGGCTAGCTTCGGATGGGATGATTTTGAAACGTCCGATTGTGACAGATGGGAATAAAGTAACAGTAGGTTTTCAAGAGGATAAATTTGCTAGTACTTGGCTATAATGAGTATGAGTTTCTTTGTATTAGTCATCGCAACAAATCTGTGAGCAGAATATTTTGGTTTTAATGATATTCCCTATAAAGTAGGAAAATGAAGATTACATAATGGAGGGGTAAAAGATGAGTTTACCAAAAGAATTACGTTATTCAAAAGAGCATGAATGGGTGAAAGAAGAAGGTGGACAAGTACGCATTGGGATCACAGACTTTGCACAATCTGAACTTGGTGATATCGTATTTGTTGAACTTCCAGAAGTAGGGGACGAAATTGAAGTTGATCAGCCCTTTGGAAGTGTCGAATCTGTAAAGACCGTTTCTGAGCTTTATGCTCCTGTAAGTGGAAAAGTAGTGGCTATTAACGAAGAATTAGAAGATAGCCCTGAATTTGTAAATGAATCCCCATATGAAAAGGCGTGGATGATCCTAGTTGAGCTAAGTGATTCTTCCCAACTTGATGATCTTTTATCAGCAGAAGATTATGAAAAGGTCATCACTAAGGAGTAAATTTTTCCACTTAGATCCCCTCATTTTCTGGGTAAAATAGAAATGGGGTGATTTTCATGAGAACCAATCCAAATGGTAAGTGGATGAATAAAAAACAACGTGACGTTGTTAAAGCTCCCCGAAAAGAAAGAAATAATTATCAAACGCCTAAAGCAAGACAGTATGTGGATTGCGATCAAGGCTGGTGTTAAAAGGATAAAAGTAGCAGTGTTTTACACTGCTACTTTTGTGCATTATTTTTTTTAAAAGAAAGGATTCCTATGATGGAAGCAGATCAAAGGATCATTATTGTGGAAGGAAAAACCGACCTCAAACAAGTAAAGAAAATCCTCGAAGAGGATATAGATGTTATTTGTACTTATGGAACATTGGGAGTTGAACGGCTTGAGGAGATGATAGAAGAGTATCAGTTGGACGAATTGGATGTATATATCTTAGTAGATGAGGATGAATCAGGACAAAAACTTCGAAAACAATTGTCAAGAGAGCTTCCACATGCACAACATATTTTCATTGATAAATCCTTTCGTGAAGTAGCTACAACACCTCTAAATCATTTGGCTGTGGCTCTACTAAGTAAAAATTTAAAAGTGAAAACCGAATGGTTAAAATAGGAGGATTCCTATGATTGAAATTTCAGAAGAACAAGCCCTTGAAAGAATGACTAACTATCCTGATGAGTTGACATTGTTATTTTTTGTAAGTCCTTTTTGTTATACATGTAGGGTAGAGGAACGTAAGCTTGAAGTATTAGAAAAAATGATTGCTCCCATGAAAATCATTAAAATAAATGGCATGGTTAGCCCAAATCTAATTGAAAAATTTAAAATTACAAAAGTACCCTCTTTATTACTAGTTAAAGATAATGAATTAAAATCAAGCATTTACACCTTTTATTCCATACCAGAAATTTTCGAGAAAATTAACCGTTTACAAAGTGACTAAATCAGTATTTCTCTAAAAAATGAAAATTGACGGCTAAAAAAGCTTTTAAAAAATCTGTTGACAATCATTTTTTTCGCGTGCTATGATGCAGGAGTATTAAAATTCAAATATTCAATTTAATAACTTTCTCTTATCCAGAGAGGTGGAGGGACTGGCCCTATGAAGCCCGGCAACCGTCAAGCATCTGCTTGAAATGGTGCCAATTCCTGCGAAGTCGAATGACTTTGGCAGATGAGAGAACGACTGAGCGTATTTTCAGCGCCTTTCTGTTCTCTTGTGCAGAAAGGCGCTTTTGTTTTGTCCTCATCCCTACTCAAGGATATTTTGGAGAAAAAGGTTAAAAGTAATTGAAAGGAGGGACCCTTTACATGATAACGATTCAATCGCTTTCTAAAACATATAAAGGGCAGGTCCGTGCTGTAAATGATCTAAACCTTGAAATTAAACAAGGAGAAATCTTTGGCGTGATTGGTTATAGTGGGGCCGGGAAAAGTACCTTTATTCGTTTGCTTAATCGTCTGGAAGAGCCTACCCATGGGTCTGTAAAAATAGGCGGGAAAGATATCACCAAAATGAAACGTAAGGAATTACGTTTAGCCAGACAAGATATAGGAATGATTTTCCAACATTTCAACTTGCTTTGGTCTAGAACAGTACGTCAAAATATTTCCTTCCCACTAGAAATTGCAGGCATCCCTCCCTTTGAAAGAAAGGCACGTGTCGATGAACTCATTGATTTAGTCGGTCTAAAGGGGAGAGAAAATGCATACCCAAGTCAGCTAAGTGGAGGACAAAAACAGAGAGTCGGGATTGCAAGAGCTTTGGCTAACGAACCAAAGGTTTTATTATGTGATGAAGCAACATCTGCTCTTGATCCGGAAACGACAGATTCCATTTTAGACCTTTTGGTAAGTATAAATCAGAAATTGGGTTTAACAATTATTCTAATTACTCATGAAATGCATGTGATTCGAAAGATTTGTCATCGGGTAGCTGTCATGGAGGAAGGGAATATTGTGGAGCAAGGAGATGTTATGAATATTTTCCTTCACCCTCAAAAACCTGTGACTAGGAAGTTTGTCTCTCAGGTGATGGGGGATCCAGATGAACAGGATATTATAGATTCTTTAGTTGAGCACTACGATTATGGAAAAATTGTAAGGCTCCACTTTGTTGGGTCTAAGGCTAATCAAGCTCTGATAAGTGAATTAATAAAAACTTACGATATTACCATCAATATATTGCAAGGGAAAATCACGCAAACACGTGAAGGAGCTTATGGTACCTTGTTTGTTCATATTGAAGGAGAAGAAACAGAGATAGAAAAAGCTATCCGTCATATAGAAAAGACCTCAGTGGAAGTTGAGGTGAAGACCAATGCTTAGTGAACTATTTCCAAATGTAGATTCAGAAGATTTATATGAAGCGACCATTGACACGTTATATATGACTGGTATTTCTGTAGTAGGTACCTTTATTCTTGGGATTTTATTAGGATTATTATTGTTTTTGACGGCTAAAGGTGGACTTACGAATAGGGTTTTAAATTTAATAACGGCAGTCGTGGTAAATGTCTTTCGTGCCATCCCTTTTATTATTTTGATATTGCTCTTATTCCCTTTTACGGATTGGTTAATGGGAACGATTCGCGGACCAAAGGCAGCACTTCCAGCACTTATTGTTGGGGCAGCACCCTTTTATGGGAGAATGGTCGAGATTGCTTTAAAAGAAGTGGATAAAGGAGTCATTGAGGCTGCCGAAGCCATGGGTGCGAAAATTTCAACCGTCATTTTTAAGGTGCTATTACCCGAGTCAATGCCAGCTCTCATCTCAGGAATTACAGTAACAGCAATTTCTTTAATAGGGTATACAGCAGTTGCTGGAGTTATTGGAGCAGGTGGGTTAGGAGACTTAGCCTACATGAAAGGCTTCCAACGACGTGATTTTGATGTTGTTGTAGCATGTACGATATTAATCGTATTTATTGTATTTGTTTTTCAGTTTATTGGAGATTTCATTTCTAATAAATTAGATAAAAGATAATTAATCAAAAAGGGGAGTTACAACATGAAAAAAGTATGGTTAACAGTAATTAGTGCATTATTTATCCTGGCATTAGCTGCTTGTGGAACAAGTGATGAAAACAGTGCAGACACAGAAAATAATGCAGCAGCAAATCAAGCATCCGAAGAAAATAATACAGCCACAAATGAAGGAACAGAGCAAGAAGAACAAGATTTAGTTACTCTTAAAGTTGGTGCAACTAGCGTTCCTCATGCAGAAGTGTTAGAACAAGCACAGCCATTACTAGAAGAGCAAGGTGTTCAGCTTGAGATTGAAGTATACCAAGATTACCTTCTTCCAAATGAGGATTTAAGCAATGGAGGTCTTGATGCAAACTATTTCCAACATATCCCGTACCTAGAACAACAAATTGCGGATTTCGGTTATGATTTTGTGAATGCTGGTGGAATTCACATTGAACCAATGGGTATTTATTCTAAAAATATTAAAAGCGTAGATGATATTAAAGAGGGAACAGTTGTCATTATGAGCCGTTCCATCGCGGACCATGGCCGTATTCTTTCTTTACTTGAAAGAGAAGGAATCCTTAAGCTTTCAGATGATGTAAATAAAGTAGAAGCAACTGAAGATGACATTGTTGAAAACCCATTAAACCTTGAGTTTGATGCAAGTATTGATGCAGGCTTCCTTCCTGAATATTATGAGAGAGAAGAAGATGCTCTAGTTGCGATCAATACTAACTATGCAATTGAAGCGGGATTAATTCCTACGGAAGATGCACTTATTCTCGAAGGTTCAGAATCACCTTACGTAAATGTGATTGCTGTTCGCAGTGAAGATAAAGAATCAGAAGCTATTCAAAAGCTTGTAGATGTTTTACGTTCTGAAGAAATTCAAAACTTTATTAATGAAAAGTATGAAGGTGCAGTTGTACCTGTAAGCGAATAATATGGAAGATTCCTCCCTTGGATAGAATACTATGGTTAAGGTCAAACTACCTATATCCATTATTCAATGGGAGGATTTTTTGAAGGAAAGAGTGCTGTAAATTCAACCGAATTAGCTTTACCATATTATAAGGAAGAGAATGGATTTTTTCAGAAATATGCCGGATGTAGCTAGTCATACGAAAGATGGCTTTAAGAGGGAAGATTTCTCAAAAGCATAAGTAATTAATGGGGTTAGCTATTGGGATAGCTTCACAAAAGGAGTATTGTATTATTTCTCGCACGAATGGAAGTAATACCCAGCCCAAATCTTAAGTAAAACAGGAAGAGTAGGTAGGGGTTTTACTCCCATGAAAATAAAACATTAAATTAAATTTTCATCCTTATTGGTGAAGTTTGCTTCATGGTTGGCGACCGAATGGTTCAAGAACCTTTAGGTATATCCTTGGGCGCTAACCATCAGTGGAGACCCTGCTGATTGAAGTTTCACTTTATCCTTATCATTAAATAGCAAAAATGTAGGATATCGAAGAATGAGGCAGAAAATCTTACAATATTGCTAAAAAGCATACACAGCTTAAGGCACAGCTTTGCAAATGCTATTCCTTGGGGATATTTTTCTTCAAATCAGTTTTGATGAAAGAATTGATCGTTGCTATACTTGATCATGTAAAAACTCTTGAAGGGAAGGATTTATTATTCAAAACCAATTGGATTTGAATTACACCAATGACATGGAGAAGGCAATGCATCAATCCCACGGAATTGGCTATGAGGAGTACAGTCGAAAGCTTGATCAACGAATAAAAATCGAAAAGCGTAGAGAAATGGAATATCAAAAAAGCTTAAGTTATGCAGCAGATTTTGAGCGTCAGGCTCACCGATAAAAAGTAGAAGGAAAAAGACAGACGGCCTCATTTATTGAGTTCGTCTGTCTTTTTTTTGCAGATAGGAAGAAATAAAAAACTTTTCCTATCTGCATAAGGGTCACTAAGACATTCGTTATAAAAATGGCTTAGTAAATGCTGGATTTTCTAATATTATCACGTTATTTATCTTAAATATTTTTTATAGTTATTTTTTATTCATAGTTATTTTAAATAAGGAGTAATATTGATATCAAAGGGCTTATAAGCTAAGGGTCTACAAAAGTTTGTATTTCTAGCTAAATTAGTTGATAATACAATATAGATGATATAAGATTGTAATGAGAATAGAATGAGAATAAAAAAATTCTATGAAACAAAATTATAGATAAAATGGAGGTATTATTATGGCGGGATCTACTCTTGAAATTAAGGATTTACATGTTTCCATTGAAGGAAAGGAAATTTTAAAAGGTGTTAACCTTACCATAAAAGGTGGAGAATTTCACGTAGTAATGGGTCCAAACGGTACCGGAAAATCCACTCTAGCTTCGGCTATTATGGGTCATCCGAAGTTTGAAGTTACTAAAGGATCGGTTTTGTTAGACGGAGAAGACGTTTTAGAAATGGAAGTAGATGAGCGTGCACGTGCTGGACTATTTCTTGCTATGCAATACCCAAGCGAAATTACTGGTGTGACAAACTCAGACTTTTTACGTTCTTCTATTAATGCACGTCGTGAAGAAGGTGAAGAAATCTCTCTTATGAAGTTCATAAAAGAAATGGACGATAATATGGATTACTTAGAGATGGATAAAAATATGGCACAAAGATACTTAAATGAAGGCTTTTCGGGTGGAGAGAAGAAACGTAATGAAATTCTACAATTAATGATGCTTAAGCCTGCGATTGGAATTCTTGACGAGATTGATTCAGGTCTTGATATTGACGCCTTAAAAGTTGTTTCTAAGGGAATTAACAAGTTACGTAATGAGGATTTTGGATGTTTAATCATTACTCACTACCAGCGTTTATTAAACTATATTACTCCAGACTATGTTCATGTAATGATGCAAGGGCGTGTAGTAAAATCCGGTGGACCTGAGCTTGCACAACATCTTGAAGAAGAAGGTTATGACTGGATCAAACAAGAATTAGGTATTGAAGACGAAACTGTTGGCCAAGAAGCGTAAGAGGGGGGATAGCATGAGCGTAGAAACCGTACTACCATACGAAAAATCCTATGTCGAATCCTTTTCAACCGGCCGCGGCGAACCACGGTGGATGACTTCACTACGTCAACAGGCAATTGAAAAGGCAGAACAATTGGCTTTGCCAAAGCCTGAAAAAACAAAAATTACAGATTGGAACTTCTCACGCTTCAAACACTACGTTGAGGGACAATCTGTTCAGTCTTTTGATGACCTTCCTGCTGAAATCCAGGGGTTGTTGTCAAAGGATGATTTCGCGAAAGCAAATTTATTTATTCAGCGTAACCATACAGCAGCTTATCTATCTCTATCTGATGACCTGAAGAACAAAGGTGTTATTTTTACAGATATGGCGACTGCACTTAAGGAGCATTCTGACCTTGTTCAACGCTATTATATGAAAGAAACTGTTTCCTATGATGAGCATCGTTTAACGGCTCTTCATGCCGCATTAATGAATGGCGGAGCTTTTGTTTATATTCCAAAAAATGTGGAAGTAGAAAAGCCGCTTCAATCAATTTTCTGGCAAGAAGACCCACAAGCTGCCTTATTTAATCACGTGATCATTGTAGCAGAAGAGGGAAGCTCAGTAACTTATGTAGAAAATTATATTTCCTTTAATAATGAGGAAGAAGCTTTTGCTAATATTGTGACTGAGGTTATTGCTCATGATCAAGCTAAGGTTTCCTACGGGGCCGTAGATAATTTTTCAAAAGGAACCACAACCTATGTTAACCGTCGTGGAAACGCACATCGTGATGCTAGAATTGAATGGTCACTTGGTTTAATGAATGACGGAAATACAGTTTCTGAAAACGTTACACATTTGCTTGGAGATAATTCTAGTGCAGATGCAAAGTCTGTATCTGTAGGGCGAGGAAATCAAAAGCAAAACTTCGTATCAAATATCATTCATTTTGGAAAACATTCCGATGGATATATTTTACAACATGGAGTTATGAAAGACTCAGCAAGTTCTATCTTTAATGGAATTGGAAAGATTGAACATGGAGCAACAAAGTCAAGTGCAGAGCAAGAATCCCGTGTTCTTATGTTAAGTAAAGATGCACGTGGGGACGCTAATCCAATTCTTCTTATTGATGAAGATGATGTATCGGCTGGACACGCAGCATCTGTAGGACGTGTAGATCCTGTTCAATTATATTATTTAATGAGTCGCGGTATTACAAAACAAGAAGCTGAACGCTTGGTTATCCATGGTTTCTTAGCACCTGTTGTTGATCAACTTCCTATTGAATCCGTAAAATCACAACTTAAAGAGGTTATTGAAAGGAAAGTGCGGTAAATGATGGACATTAAGGGAATAAAAGAGCAGTTTCCTATACTCAACCAAGAAGTTAATGGTCATCCTTTAGTATATTTGGATAGTGCTGCTACATCTCAAAAACCCCTTAAAGTCATAGAGGCTATTGAAACGTATTACAAAGAGTACAATTCAAATGTACACCGTGGAGTTCATACCTTAGGAACTAGAGCTACTGATGGTTATGAAAAATCTCGAGAAAAGGTTAGAGCCTTTATTGGGGCTAAGCATGTGGAAGAAATTATTTTTACTCGTGGTACCACAACTTCTATTAATACTGTTGCCTACAGTTACGCAAGGGCAAACCTTAAAGAAGGCGATGAGATTGTTATCACACCAATGGAACACCATAGTAATATTATTCCTTGGCAACAAGCAGCCAAAGCTACGGGTGCCACATTAAAATACATCCCATTGCAAGAGGATGGGACTATTACTTTAAAAGATGCTGAAGGAGTCATTACTTCAAACACCAAAATAGTGGCAATGATGCAAGTTTCCAATGTATTAGGAACGGTTAATCCCGTAAAAGAAATTGCTGAAATTGCCCATCGTAATGGTGCAGTACTATTAGTGGATGGAGCACAGAGTACTCCTCATATGCGTATTAATGTACAAGAGCTTGATTGTGATTTCTTTGCTTTTTCAGGACATAAAATGTGTGGTCCTACTGGGATTGGGGTACTATATGGTAAAAAAGCACTGTTAGAAAAAATGGAGCCAGTAGAATTTGGTGGAGAAATGATTGATTTCGTTGAACTTTATGACTCCACTTGGAAAGAACTCCCTTGGAAGTTTGAAGGGGGAACACCAATTATTGCTGGAGCTATAGGTTTGGGAGCAACAATTGATTTCCTAGAGGAAATTGGTCTAGACCATATTTTAGATCATGAAAAGAAATTAACAGCCTACGCCATGGCTGAACTTCAAACTATCCCAGACCTAACGATTTATGGTCCAAAGGAAAGAGCAGGTTTAGTGACTTTCAATTTAGCCGATGTTCATCCTCATGATGTGGCTACTGTATTAGATGCAGAAGGAATTGCTGTTCGAGCAGGACATCATTGTGCACAACCATTGATGAAATGGTTAAAGGTTTCCTCAACAGCTAGAGCAAGTTTTTATTTATACAACACAGAAGAGGATATTGATCGACTTGTTGAAGGATTAAAAAAGACGAAGGAGTATTTTAGCGATGTCTTTTAATAATTTAGATACCTTGTATCGTCAAGTCATCATGGATCATTACAAGAATCCAAGGAACCGTGGGTCAGTCGAAGGTAACCATCTATCCATTGATATGAACAATCCTACATGTGGGGATCGGATTCAATTACAGCTTCAAATTGAAGATGGTCATGTCAAGGATGCAAAATTTGATGGGGAGGGCTGTTCCATCAGTATGTCCTCTGCTTCTATGATGACGCAAACCATCAAAGGAAAGCCGGTAGAAAAAGCTTTAAAATTGTCTAGAATATTTTCTGATATGATGCAAGGAAAAGAGTATGATACAGAAGGCTTGGATTTGGGTGATTTGGAGGCTCTTCAAGGAGTAGCAAAATTCCCAGCACGAATTAAATGTGCGACGTTATGTTGGAAGGCTATGGAAAAGGGCGTTCACGAGAAGGAATAACGAAAAGGAGGTCATAGGAATGGCTAAAAAAGCTCCCGAAATTGGAGAATACAAATACGGGTTTCATGAGAGAGACGTGTCCATTTTCAAAACGGAACGCGGATTGACACCTGCTATTGTTGAGGAAATTTCTAAAATAAAAAATGAACCGCAGTGGATGTTAGATTTTCGTCTAAAATCATTGGAACATTTTTATAGTATGCCAATGCCTCAATGGGGTGGAGATCTTACAGGTTTAAACTTTGATGAGATCACTTATTACGTAAAACCATCTGAGAAATCAGAGAAATCTTGGGATGAGGTTCCAGAGGAGATCAAACGAACTTTTGATAAACTTGGAATTCCCGAAGCTGAACAAAAGTACTTGGCTGGGGTTTCTGCTCAATATGAATCTGAGGTAGTTTATCATAATATGAAAGAAGATCTTCATAAAATGGGAATCGTGTTTAAGGATACAGATTCTGCGCTTAAAGAAAACGAGGATTTATTTAGGGAGCATTTTGGTAAAACTATTCCACCATCAGATAACAAATTTGCTGCCCTAAACTCAGCTGTTTGGTCAGGTGGATCTTTTATCTATGTACCAAAGGGAGTAAAAACAGACACTCCGCTGCAAGCATACTTCCGTATTAATTCTGAGAATATGGGGCAGTTTGAGCGTACGTTAATCATTGTGGATGAAGATGCATCCGTACACTATGTTGAGGGATGTACAGCTCCAGTTTATACAACAAACTCGCTCCACAGTGCAGTTGTTGAAATCATTATTAAAAAAGGTGGATACTGCCGTTATACTACCATCCAAAACTGGGCAAATAACGTATTTAACCTAGTAACAAAGCGTGCTGTCTGTGAAGCAAACGCTACAATGGAATGGGTAGATGGGAATATTGGTTCTAAATTAACCATGAAATATCCAGCTGTTATTCTTAAAGGTGAAGGTGCTCGTGGCATGACATTGTCCATTGCTATTGCTGGTAAGGGGCAACATCAAGACGCTGGAGCAAAAATGCTTCACTTAGCTCCAAACACATCTTCTACTATTGTTTCTAAGTCCATCTCTAAGCATGGTGGCAAAGTAACATACCGTGGAATCGTTCAATTTGGACGAAAAGCTGATGGCGCACGTTCTAATATCGAGTGTGATACGTTAATTATGGATAATAAATCTACTTCAGATACGATCCCATATAATGAAATCCTTAATGATAATATTTCTTTGGAGCATGAAGCCAGAGTATCTAAGGTATCAGAAGAGCAATTGTTCTACCTCATGAGCCGTGGATTAACGCAAGAAGAAGCAACAGAGATGATCGTAATGGGCTTCATCGAACCATTTACAAAAGAACTTCCAATGGAATATGCGGTTGAAATGAACCGCTTAATCAAGTTCGAGATGGAAGGTTCTATTGGTTAAAAATTAAAAACCCTTGATGTGACGGGGTTTAACAAATGATATGATGATGTTTAAAACGGGGTCGTGCCGATTTTGTGCCGATCCCGTTTTATCTTTTGGTGTAGGAAGAGAATTTTTTGAGTTCTTCTTCATTTTTTTCAGTGATATCCAGGTATGTGTCAGCCGTTGTTTTGATCGTTTTGTGGCCTAACCGCTTGAATACATATTTTATGCTTGCTCCTGATTCTAAAAGTAGCACTGCATGAGTATGTCTGAATCCATGAGTGCCTTTGTAAGGTACTTTTGCTTTTTTGCAATACTCTTTAATAGTGTCTCGAATGGTTGATGGAGTTAGATAGTTACCCAAGTAATTCTGAAAGATAATACCATCTTCATTTTGTCTAAACGATTTGTACTTTAGAATGACCTGGTGTTGTTCTAACTTAAACTTTTTAAGCTCTTTCAACAGAACCTCATCAAGTGTAATGGTTCGATAGGACGATGTGTTTTTTAATGATGTGAGTTTAACATTGTTGTTATCGTCCCTGCTGGTTTGCCTTTCTACTGTTAATTTATTTCCTTCAATATCAGTCCATCGTAAAGCCAGAGCTTCGCTGATCCTTAATCCGGTTTGACTCAAAAAATACATGAGCATGTAGTATAATCGATACTCAGAAAATCGTTGGTGTCTGTATGTCTCCATGAAGTCTAATAGTTGATTCAATTCTTCCAGGGAGAAATATTTGATTTCCTTTTTGATTTCAACTTTATCCTTTACTGGAATTCTTAGTTTAGATGTTGGATCCTTATCTAAGATTTTAGAAAAGAAATAGCCCCACAAATGTGAGGGCTATTTCTTATTTAATAACCTGCCTCTTTTAATAACTGGTATAGGATATTAGGGTTAATACCATCTTGTATATAAGGATTGGTGGTCACTCTCCCATATATGTTTCCATTAAGATCATATATGATTGGTGGGTTTTGAGAATATTCATTAAATGCACTGTATGTCGCATACGGGCTTCCATAAGTACCATATTCATTCCATATACTATTACTACGATAAGGGCTTCCGTATGCCCCATATTCGTTGAAGATACTTTCACTATCATATTTATTAGTTGTCAGTTTTCCCAAATAAGTACCTTTATGATTATCTGCAATAAGAATTAAAGTAGTTTGATAGTTTGGTTGTGTGGGAGTTATTGGCAAAGTTGCTGAAACAACATTACTAAAATCAGACTCAACCCCGTTTTTTACTGCAGTAACTTTATAGTACCAAGTCTCTCCAGGGTTTACTCCGGTGTGAATTGCCCCTACTTCAAACTTAGCCTTACTGTTACTATTTTCTAAAAAAGGTAAGTATGCGCCTTCCATTGAATAATTAAAATATACGTGATAGTAGTCAACATTTTGGTCAATAATCCAATTCACTTTAACTTGATCATTAGATGCTAGTGCAACTACCCCTTCTGGAGGAGGGACTATTTTTATATTTGTATCAGTATTGCTTGTATTTATGGTTACTGTTTTTGTGTCTTGTATCCATCCGACTTTTGCTCCTAAAGATTCACCTATAAATCTTATTGGTACAAGCGTCCTTCCGTTTAGTGCAATTGCTGGTACATCCAATAAATATTGCACCCCATTAATTTTTGCTTCTTTTGAATTAAGGGTTAATTCAATTGTTGTAGAACCTTTATGTGCGGTAACCTTTTTCTGTTCTTGGTTCCATTCAACGGTAGCTCCAAGACTTTCAAAAACCCCCCTTAATGGAACAAGTGTTCTTTGATCTTTAACAATCGGTGGTTGATCATATTGCTGCTTTTCGCCATTAATTACGATAGAAATCTCTTCATTGGCAAAGACGTTTTCTTGAAAGACAAAAAAACCACTTAAGAAAAACAATAATACTAATAATACCTTCTTTTTTGAAGTATGCATTAACATTCACCGCCCTTATTTTGTATTTATAAACTTTTAATAGATTCTTAATGTTGTTTCCTAAAATTTTGTTCTTCTTTTATTTTAACATTATTTCTTCTAAATATTTCCTATAATTAATTTTATTCATATGCTCCCTCAGTCTTTATATAAGTTATCATGCTTGGGAACCTTTCATCCGCACTTTCCCTCGAGTATTCCGATCCATCATCCAAACTATCAAGGGCTAAACTCACAGGGTCCTGCTTAATTTTCCCCATTCGTATTTATGCATCAAAACACCAAAGTCATCCTTTGACATTGGTTCAAATTCATCCATTAATTCAATGATTTTTATAATCTTATTACGAGCGTCTTTTATCGTATAGTCCGATTGTTCATCTATTAAATAAATTGCCAAAGATAATAGCTTTCCCATTGCTTTATTTCAGTCGTAATTCTCATGTAATTCCTCAAGATCCATCCTCAATCACTTCCTCTAAGAGTTCTTTGATGTCCTTATCTAATAACGCAGCTAATGTAGCAAGTGTAGTAGCTGGAATAGGTGTATATCCTCTAAGATATCTCTTAACTGTGTTCTTATGTACTTTTAATTCTTCTGCTATATAATCCATTACAAATTTTTTCTTAATCAATTCTTCAGCATATTCACCTTTAAATCTATACTTTTTCGCCATTTATATCACCCTTGTTACTAATTCTATTCAAATTTGTTTTATCCTCTAATCAATTAAGGTTAAAATAGTGACCAAATTTGGTCATATTATGAAACCATAGCCCATAGCATTTAT comes from Bacillaceae bacterium S4-13-56 and encodes:
- the sufC gene encoding Fe-S cluster assembly ATPase SufC, whose product is MAGSTLEIKDLHVSIEGKEILKGVNLTIKGGEFHVVMGPNGTGKSTLASAIMGHPKFEVTKGSVLLDGEDVLEMEVDERARAGLFLAMQYPSEITGVTNSDFLRSSINARREEGEEISLMKFIKEMDDNMDYLEMDKNMAQRYLNEGFSGGEKKRNEILQLMMLKPAIGILDEIDSGLDIDALKVVSKGINKLRNEDFGCLIITHYQRLLNYITPDYVHVMMQGRVVKSGGPELAQHLEEEGYDWIKQELGIEDETVGQEA
- a CDS encoding MetQ/NlpA family ABC transporter substrate-binding protein, translated to MKKVWLTVISALFILALAACGTSDENSADTENNAAANQASEENNTATNEGTEQEEQDLVTLKVGATSVPHAEVLEQAQPLLEEQGVQLEIEVYQDYLLPNEDLSNGGLDANYFQHIPYLEQQIADFGYDFVNAGGIHIEPMGIYSKNIKSVDDIKEGTVVIMSRSIADHGRILSLLEREGILKLSDDVNKVEATEDDIVENPLNLEFDASIDAGFLPEYYEREEDALVAINTNYAIEAGLIPTEDALILEGSESPYVNVIAVRSEDKESEAIQKLVDVLRSEEIQNFINEKYEGAVVPVSE
- a CDS encoding thioredoxin family protein encodes the protein MIEISEEQALERMTNYPDELTLLFFVSPFCYTCRVEERKLEVLEKMIAPMKIIKINGMVSPNLIEKFKITKVPSLLLVKDNELKSSIYTFYSIPEIFEKINRLQSD
- a CDS encoding methionine ABC transporter permease produces the protein MLSELFPNVDSEDLYEATIDTLYMTGISVVGTFILGILLGLLLFLTAKGGLTNRVLNLITAVVVNVFRAIPFIILILLLFPFTDWLMGTIRGPKAALPALIVGAAPFYGRMVEIALKEVDKGVIEAAEAMGAKISTVIFKVLLPESMPALISGITVTAISLIGYTAVAGVIGAGGLGDLAYMKGFQRRDFDVVVACTILIVFIVFVFQFIGDFISNKLDKR
- a CDS encoding methionine ABC transporter ATP-binding protein, with protein sequence MITIQSLSKTYKGQVRAVNDLNLEIKQGEIFGVIGYSGAGKSTFIRLLNRLEEPTHGSVKIGGKDITKMKRKELRLARQDIGMIFQHFNLLWSRTVRQNISFPLEIAGIPPFERKARVDELIDLVGLKGRENAYPSQLSGGQKQRVGIARALANEPKVLLCDEATSALDPETTDSILDLLVSINQKLGLTIILITHEMHVIRKICHRVAVMEEGNIVEQGDVMNIFLHPQKPVTRKFVSQVMGDPDEQDIIDSLVEHYDYGKIVRLHFVGSKANQALISELIKTYDITINILQGKITQTREGAYGTLFVHIEGEETEIEKAIRHIEKTSVEVEVKTNA
- a CDS encoding toprim domain-containing protein gives rise to the protein MMEADQRIIIVEGKTDLKQVKKILEEDIDVICTYGTLGVERLEEMIEEYQLDELDVYILVDEDESGQKLRKQLSRELPHAQHIFIDKSFREVATTPLNHLAVALLSKNLKVKTEWLK
- a CDS encoding arsenate reductase family protein — protein: MGLTVYAYPKCSTCRKAQKWLDEHQLDYKVIHIVEKPPTKNEIQNLIAQSDQPIKKFFNTSGMKYRELGLKDKLKTASEEEMLEWLASDGMILKRPIVTDGNKVTVGFQEDKFASTWL
- the gcvH gene encoding glycine cleavage system protein GcvH, whose protein sequence is MSLPKELRYSKEHEWVKEEGGQVRIGITDFAQSELGDIVFVELPEVGDEIEVDQPFGSVESVKTVSELYAPVSGKVVAINEELEDSPEFVNESPYEKAWMILVELSDSSQLDDLLSAEDYEKVITKE